CGGGATTTTGAATTCGCTGCCGGGGTCATCGCGCTCACCGTGTACACGGCGGCCTTCATCGCCGAAGACATCCGCTCCGGCGTGTTCGCCATTCCCAAGACGCAGCTGGAAGCCTCCCGGGCCACGGGCCTTTCGTTTTTGCAGGCCATGCGGTACGTCATCCTGCCCCAGGCCTTCCGCATCATCATCCCGCCGTTGATCTCGCAGTTCCTGAATCTGGTGAAAAATTCCTCCCTGGTGATGGCCGTGGGGGTGATGGAACTGACCTACATGGCGCGGCAGATCGAGGCGTACACGTTCCACGGCCTGGAGGCGTTTACCGTCTCCACGCTGATGTACCTGTCCATTTCCCTCGTGATCTCCTTCGCGGTCAACATGTACAACAAGCGCGTGCTCAAGATCGCGCCGCGGTAGGGGATAATCATGCGTTGGGATGTCGTCGTCAACAACCTGC
This sequence is a window from Megalodesulfovibrio gigas DSM 1382 = ATCC 19364. Protein-coding genes within it:
- a CDS encoding amino acid ABC transporter permease; the encoded protein is MAYSFDFGLVVSGEYGEWLRQGLLTTLHISAISIVGSLLLGTLVAVLRLSRIKPLVWGSAAFTEFFRNTPLLVQIFFWYFGSYSVLPDFVNEWLYKRDFEFAAGVIALTVYTAAFIAEDIRSGVFAIPKTQLEASRATGLSFLQAMRYVILPQAFRIIIPPLISQFLNLVKNSSLVMAVGVMELTYMARQIEAYTFHGLEAFTVSTLMYLSISLVISFAVNMYNKRVLKIAPR